A genomic window from Fusarium verticillioides 7600 chromosome 5, whole genome shotgun sequence includes:
- a CDS encoding murein transglycosylase, with translation MRHSFISALIAACSAVQAAAQLNGKVGPLTTRSAKAAIKTCNIVDYGAKANAKTDNGPAIQKAWNDCRTGGGEVYVPEGDYGLSTWVTLTSSKPMSFRLDGIIYRIGTDGGNMFMFKHLEDFELYSSTSKGAIQGYGYEFHKIENEYGPRILRFADVKSFSIHDVALVDSPAFHFSIDTCSDGEVYNMAIHGGNRGGLDGIDVWGTNIHIHDVEVSNKDECVTVKNPSDHLLIENIFCNWSGGCAMGSLATDTNIHDIEYNNIYTQRSNQMYMFKSYGGSGTVNNVALKNFAGHSNAYTLDLDAQWSSMKPIAGDGILYSNMTFSGWSGTCADGHQRGPIKFNCPADVPCTDMQVDDFTVGSNKGDTVEHVCKNAYGSGACLKKGNGGAYTTTQTVDAASAATPTMDGELENGLGLTVSIAIPTIRPSFFPNVAAISPRMVDAGKAQATARVETPVPAEAETAADTSAVADVAVPISSVSSFSTSVTVREFTTVATPTASVGATSSLLTEEPSSLETTSKSASCKAKKSL, from the exons ATGCGTCACTCGTTTATTTCGGCATTGATTGCCGCTTGTTCCGCCGTCCAAGCTGCCGCGCAGCTCAACGGCAAGGTCGGACCTCTCACTACTCGTTCAGCCAAGGCCGCGATCAAGACTTGCAATATTGTCGACTACGGTGCCAAGGCGAATGCAAAGACTGATAATGGTCCGGCAATCCAGAAGGCTTGGAATGATTGCAGAACTGGCGGTGGAGAAGTCTATGTCCCAGAAGGCGACTACGGTCTGAGTACCTGGGTGACATTGACGTCTTCGAAACCCATGTCTTTCCGTCTCGATGGAATTATCTATCGAATTGGCACCGATGGAGGCAACATGTTCATGTTCAAGCAccttgaggactttgagctgTACAGCAGTACCTCAAAGGGAGCTATCCAGGGTTATGGCTATGAGTTTCATAAGA TAGAGAATGAATATGGTCCCCGTATCCTTCGATTTGCCGACGTCAAGAGCTTCTCTATCCACGACGTTGCTCTGGTTGATT CGCCCGCCTTTCACTTCTCTATTGACACCTGCTCTGATGGCGAAGTGTACAATATGGCCATTCATGGAGGCAACCGAGGTGGCCTTGACGGTATTGATGTCTGGGGGACCAACATCCA TATCCACGATGTTGAAGTTAGCAACAAGGATGAGTGCGTCACTGTCAAGAACCCTTCTGATCACCTGTTGATCGAGAACATCTTCTGCAACTGGTCTGGCGGTTGTGCCATGGGCTCCCTCGCCACCGACACCA ATATTCACGACATCGAGTACAACAATATCTACACCCAACGTTCCAACCAGATGTACATGTTCAAATCCTACGGCGGCAGCGGCACCGTCAACAACGTTGCTCTCAAGAACTTCGCCGGCCACTCCAACGCGTACACGCTTGACCTCGATGCCCAGTGGAGCTCCATGAAGCCCATTGCCGGCGATGGTATCCTCTACAGTAACATGACCTTTTCTGGCTGGTCCGGAACCTGCGCCGATGGTCACCAGAGAGGGCCCATCAAGTTCAACTGCCCGGCCGATGTCCCCTGCACTGACATGCAGGTCGATGACTTTACTGTTGGAAGTAACAAGGGCGATACCGTTGAGCATGTGTGCAAGAACGCTTATGGGTCTGGAGCCTGTCTTAAAAAGGGCAATGGTGGTGCTTATACGACTACGCAGACTGTCGATGCTGCCAGCGCTGCCACTCCGACCATGgatggagagcttgagaatggTCTTGGTCTTACTGTTTCCATTGCGATCCCTACCATCCgaccttctttctttcctaATGTCGCTGCCATCAGTCCCCGTATGGTCGACGCCGGCAAGGCTCAAGCTACCGCTCGGGTAGAGACTCCCGTCCccgctgaggctgagaccGCCGCTGACACTTCTGCTGTAGCTGATGTAGCAGTCCCCATCAgctctgtttcttcttttagCACCTCCGTTACCGTGCGCGAATTTACGACTGTTGCCACTCCTACAGCTTCCGTTGGCGCGACGAGCAGCCTCCTCACCGAGGAACCTTCTAGTCTCGAGACTACCTCAAAGTCTGCCTCCTGCAAGGCAAAGAAGTCTCTCTGA